A portion of the Papaver somniferum cultivar HN1 unplaced genomic scaffold, ASM357369v1 unplaced-scaffold_47, whole genome shotgun sequence genome contains these proteins:
- the LOC113342757 gene encoding uncharacterized protein LOC113342757 yields the protein MERKRPGPTEEGHTTDSCRDLKKALQDMINEGKLQEYIAQPTSPPTAGAPVHRLEIPREARYLGCNTISHSAITTPVREGNITGRIHKRNFKGDEVFSVTIEPPIEDWVRVPISFSASEAPEGGQNHNDPLVVTMSIALPEHEGEEAKTKTLPWAIPKILIDGGSSVEILFFETFKQMGFKDECLIPSTYNIFGFNGSSTLPRGEITLEIQVGRILTLTTFCVVDVLSPYTAIVGRPWFHGIKGVASTYHQSLRFPTPDGVAIIIGDLGEAEYCYKMDVQNGENKVNSSKTQARRAKSIDNSIEAHDYIAISDAPKRLSDASTSCKAIIEPPQ from the exons ATGGAAAGGAAGAGACCAGGCCCAACAGAAGAAGG CCACACGACAGACTCGTGTAGGGACTTAAAAAAGGCATTGCAAGATATGATTAATGAGGGAAAACTCCAAGAATACATTGCACAACCAACATCCCCACCCACCGCGGGGGCACCCGTACATCGTTTGGAGATCCCTCGTGAGGCACGGTATTTAGGCTGCAATACCATTTCACACTCGGCGATAACCACCCCTGTACGAGAGGGAAATATTACCGGAAGAATTCACAAACGAAACTTCAAAGGTGATGAAGTTTTCAGTGTAACCATAGAACCCCCAATTGAAGATTGGGTGAGGGTACCCATCAGCTTTTCAGCCTCGGAAGCACCAGAAGGAGGACAAAACCATAACGACCCACTAGTGGTCACGATGTCCATCGCACTCCCCGAACACGAGGGCGAGGAAGCGAAGACTAAAACACTACCCTGGGCAATACccaaaattttgatcgatggtggtAGTTCTGTCGAAATCTTATTCTTTGAAACATTCAAACAAATGGGCTTCAAAGACGAGTGCCTCATACCCTCGACTTACAACATATTTGGCTTCAACGGGTCATCAACCCTTCCAAGAGGAGAAATAACATTAGAAATACAGGTTGGAAGAATCCTTACCTTAACCACTTTCTGTGTGGTAGATGTCTTGTCACCCTACACAGCCATTGTCGGACGACCCTGGTTCCAtggaatcaaaggagtggcctcAACTTACCATCAAAGTCTAAGATTTCCTACGCCTGATGGAGTGGCAATAATTATTGGAGACTTGGGCGAAGCAGAGTATTGCTACAAGATGGACGTCCAAAACGGCGAGAATAAAGTAAATTCTTCAAAGACACAAGCGAGGAGGGCTAAAAGTATTGATAACTCGATTGAAGCCCATGACTACATTGCAATAAGCGATGCACCAAAACGCTTGTCTGACGCCTCAACCTCATGCAAAGCAATCATAGAACCTCCCCAATGA